The sequence below is a genomic window from Mycobacterium heidelbergense.
CAGATTGCTGACCAGGATGACCACCATCAGCGCGATCGCGACCTGCAGCAACAGGTAGGAGAACCGGCGCAGCCCCACCTGGAAGTCGGTTTCGGGTTGCCGCTTGTCCAAACCCGCTGCGATGCGCCCGAATTCGGCGGACGTGCCGGTGGCGTACACCACCCCGGTGCCCTCCCCGGCGCTGACGATGGTGCCCATGAACGCCAGGTCGGTCGATTCGGCCAGCTCGGCGCCGGCGGGCACCGGCTGCGGCGACTTCTCCGAGTTCAGCGACTCCCCGGTCAGGATGCTTTCGTCGCATTCCAGGCCGCTGACGTCGATCAACCGGACATCGGCGGGCACGGCCTCGCCCAACGACAGCCGAATCACGTCGCCGGGAACCAGATCGGTGACGTTGACCGTGACGAATTTTCCGTTCCGGCGCGCGACGGCGTTGTGGTGCACCCGTCCGTGCAATTCGGCGGCGGCGTGCTCGGCGCGGTATTCGTTGACGAAGCCCAAACCTATGCTGGCCGCGAGGATCACGCCGATGATGACCGCCTGCATGCTGTCGCCGAGAAAGTACGAGACGATGGCGGTGCCGGCCAACAGGATGAGGACCGCGTTGCGCAGTTGACGGCCCAGCACGGCGAGCGCGTTGACCTGATGGGTCCGCACCGCGTTCGGGCCGTACCGCGCCAGCCGGGCGGCCGCCTGCGCGCCCGCGAGGCCGGCCGCCGAGCTGTCCAACCATCGCAGAACCTCGTCGACGGGGGCCGCGGCGACCCGCGCGGCGGTCAGCGCCGCCGGTTCCGGCGCCGTGGGCGCCTTCGGTGTTATCGACATCGCGGGGCTTCTCCTAGCGCACCAGTTTGTTGTTCACCGTTTGTCTGCCCGAGTCCGGAGCCTTCGGCAGGCCGCCCCGAACCCGGGGCCTCATCCCGCCGACGGCGGCCGGGTCATGAACGTGCCCTTGATCTCCAACCCGAATTCGATGTCGTCGTAGTCGCGGCCCTCCCGCCGGCGGCGATTGCCCGCCGCGACCCGCGGCGGCATCAACGGTGGCAGCGTGGGCGACCCGGATTCCAGCGGAGAAAGCGGGGACACCGCCGCCGCGAGTTGCACCGGTGTTTGCGTGGCGGGCAGCATCCCCACCAGGGTGGGCGGCGCGGTCAGCTTGCCGATCGAAACCCCCACACCCACCGCGGCCGTCGGCGTCGTTGCCGATCCCACGGCGCGGATCGCGCTCACCATCTCACTCGTCGCCGCCCCCAGGGCCGCCTCGCCCTCCGCCAGGCCCTGGCCCACGTCGCCGCCCAGACCCTGAACCGCCTGGGCCGTGGCGGTCTGCGCTATGTAGCTGAGCAGGTTGATCGGAATGCCGCCCGCGATGAACTGGTTCGCGTAGGTGTTGAGCAGCCCGAACCAGCCCGCCTGGGGGTTGAAGCCGCCGGGGGTGCTGAGCAGGTTCGTCAGGAAGTCCCCGATCGCCGATTGGGCCGAGGCGGCGGCGGGCACGGCACCGGCCTGCGCGGCGGCCGCGGCCGGGTCGGCGATCGGGGGCGGCGACGAGAACTGCGGCAGCGCGAGGGCCTGCGCCGTGGCGGCCTGGTAGCGGTACATCGCCACCGTGTTGTTCGCCCACATGCCCTCGTACTCGCCTTCGGTCGCGGCGATGGCCGCAAGGTTGTTCCCGAACCAGTTCGTCGCCACCAACTGCGCCAGCCGCGTCCGGTTGGCGCCGACCGCCACGGGGACGACCACCGCCCCCCGGGCCGATTCGAATGCGGCCGCGGCGGCCCGCACCGACGACGACAGTTGCTGGCACTGCTGCGCGGTGGTGCGCAGCCAGGAGAGGTAGGGCTGGGCGGCCTGGACCATCGCCGCCGACGACGGTCCCGTCCAGGAGTCATTCAGTGACGACAACACCGAGGCGTGCCGGCCGACGGATTCCTCCAGCTCGATGCCCAGCTGCCGCCACACGTCGGACGCCTCGATCAACGACCCCGCACCGGGCCCGGAGTGGATCAACGCCGAGGTGACCTCGGGCGGCGCCGTCAGGAAATCCATGACGTCTTACCGCGGGATGAGCGTGGGATCGGCGAATGCGTTATGCGACTGGACATTTCGGTGTCCTACTGCCTGTCGCTGTTGACCTGCCCGGTGGCATCGTTCGGCGTGCGCAGCGGTCGGGCACCATAGTCGGCTCTCACCCACCCGAGGGCGACCGGGGCATCACTTTTCCCTTGACCTGCGCGCCGACTTGGAGATCCTCGTACTTCGGCTGCTTCCTCTTGCGCCAGCCGCTGCCCGCCGAGATCGGCGGCGGCATCAACGGCGGGAGCATGTCGAACCCGGAGTCCCCCGCGGGAAGCGGCGACGCCGCCGACGCGAGTTGCACGGGCGTTTGGGCGCTCGGCATGATCCCGACCACGGCGGGCGGCACGGTCAGCTTGCCCACCGTCACCCCCGCGCCCAACGCGCCCGTGGGCGCCGCCGCGGGTATGGC
It includes:
- a CDS encoding PPE family protein, whose protein sequence is MDFLTAPPEVTSALIHSGPGAGSLIEASDVWRQLGIELEESVGRHASVLSSLNDSWTGPSSAAMVQAAQPYLSWLRTTAQQCQQLSSSVRAAAAAFESARGAVVVPVAVGANRTRLAQLVATNWFGNNLAAIAATEGEYEGMWANNTVAMYRYQAATAQALALPQFSSPPPIADPAAAAAQAGAVPAAASAQSAIGDFLTNLLSTPGGFNPQAGWFGLLNTYANQFIAGGIPINLLSYIAQTATAQAVQGLGGDVGQGLAEGEAALGAATSEMVSAIRAVGSATTPTAAVGVGVSIGKLTAPPTLVGMLPATQTPVQLAAAVSPLSPLESGSPTLPPLMPPRVAAGNRRRREGRDYDDIEFGLEIKGTFMTRPPSAG